The Halodesulfovibrio marinisediminis DSM 17456 genomic interval ATTCGCAAGCAGGGTGATCTTGTAAAAATCTCTGCATTGGAAGAGTTTGGCGTTAAATATGTTGAAGCAATTGAATACTGCACAAAATCTGCAAAATATAACGAACGCCCGATTTCAGTTCTGATTGTTGAGTTGAACTCTAACGATGTGCTTGCTCTGGATAAGAGTGTTCAGGATATCGTGGAAATCTGTACTCCGTACGAAGGGGTGGATGTATTTGTTGCACAGGATGCAGCTGAAGCAGAGCTCTTCTGGGAAGACAGACACAAACTGTCCGCTATTGCACGTCGTACTTCCGGTTTTAAAATCAACGAAGATATCGTTATTCCGATTGATGTGATTCCAGAGTTCTCTGACTTTATTGAACACTTGAACCAGCGCTGCATGGGTAGAGCTTTCCGTACCGCTCTTGGGGAGAGCGGTCGTTTGAGCGGTATGCCGCTTGAAGATAAAGAGCTCAACCGTGCGTTTACTTTTGCATCCAAGGTTGCAAAAGGTGATGTGCCGATTTCCGAGCTTTCTGATCAGGAAATGCTTGAGCATGCTCTGGCGTATTTTGAAAAAGCCCAGGAACGCTACCCGAATCAGCGTCGCAATCTTAAAAAGATTGTTGATGAGATGCTCGCAACCCGCATCATCGTTGCAAACCACATGCATGCCGGTGACGGTAACTGTCATGTGAACATTCCTGTAGACTCCAACAACCCTGTCATGCTGCATCATGCAGAAGAAGTGGCAGAGGAAGTTATGGCGAAAGCGCAGGAGATGAACGGTGAGGTTACTGGCGAGCACGGCATAGGTATTACAAAAATTAAATTCCTTGCAGCGGAGAAAATGGAAGAGTTGACCCTGTTTAAACGTAGAGTTGACCCGCTTTCCATTCTGAACCCTGCAAAACTTACTCAGCGTGATACTCCGGTTAAGCCGTTTACATTCTCATTTAACCGCTTAATCCGCGATATTCAGGCATCCGGTCTGCCGGAAAAAGAACGTCTCATTAATCTGCTTGCTAACGTACAGGTATGTACCCGTTGCGGTAAATGTAAGCAGGTATGTCCGATGTTCTACCCGCATGGTGACTTGTTGTACCATCCGCGAAATAAAAACCTGAGCCTCGGTGCATTGCTGGAAGCAGTATATTATTCTCAGGTGAACAAAGGTAAGCCGGATGACAACCTTATGGCGCAGTTACGTAAGCTCATGGAGCATTGTACAGGCTGCGGCAAATGTATGTCTGTATGTCCTGTGAAGATTGATTCTTCCAAGGTTGCATTGGAACTTCGTGCTTTTGTGGAAGATGAAGGCGCAGGCGGACATCCGATTAAATCCAAGGTGCTCGACTACCTTGTGTCAGACGTTGCGAACCGTGTTCCGCGTGCTGCAAAATTGGCTTCTATGGGGCAGCGCGTGCAGAATAAAATGCTGCGTCTTATTCCAAGTTCATTGCGCTCCGGTATTAACAACCCTTTGTTCTCAGGGCTTGGCCCTGAAGTAGGGTACCGTGGCCTTAATGAGGCTATTCGTCTGGACAAAGGCTCAATCTTTATTCCTGATAATGTACAGGACAAGAAAGAGCTGGAAGCAGTATTTTACTTCCCAGGATGTGGTGGTTCCCTCTTTTATAGGAATATCGGCCTTGCTGCGTTGATGTTGATGCTTAAATCTGGCGTGGCTGTCATTATGCCTCCGCGTCATATGTGCTGCGGATACCCGTTGCTGGCTGCCGGTAAGGACGAAGAGTACAAGAAGAACCGTGCTGCTAACATTGAAGAAATGAAAGCGTTTCTTGCGGATGCTGTACGCGCGGGACTTAAGATTACGCATACCATTACCGCCTGTGGTTCCTGTCGTGAAGGCCTTGAATCATATGATCTTGCTGAAGCGTTGAATCTCAAGCTTGAGCATAAGGATGCAGTACAGTTCCTTATCGAACGTATGGGCAAAGATGCGTTGAAAGACGCAGCCACAGGAAAATCAGTGCTGTACCATCCATCCTGTCACGCAGAGTGGACAGGTGTTCATAAGAAAAAAGCCGCAGGAGTCTATGCAAAAGCATTGGGCGAGCTGTGCGGTGCAGATGTTACTGTGAATCCAGGTTGCTGTGGTGAATCGGGCATGGGTGCTTTGACCAGTCCGGACATTTACAACAAGCTGCGTGCGAAAAAGGAAGCGTCGTTAACGCATGTGCTGCCAACTCTGACAGATGATACTCCTGTTGTTGTAGGGTGTCCGTCCTGTAAGGTTGGTATCTCGCGTATATTCCTTAACCTGCATGAAAAACGGTCTGTTCTTCATACGGTTGAATACATCGCTGAAGCACTTTACGGTGCAGATTGGAAAAAATACATAAAACGCATTGCTGTTGAGTCTGTTCAGAAGGATTCGAAGCGAATTGTAGATACAGAAAGTCTTTAATGACGTTGGCTCCCCTTCTGAACTTGTTTATATTCAGAAGGGGAGCTTTGCGTACTAAGGACAAAAGAATATTTCATGAAGTATATTGCTATAGACTACGGAACAAAGCGGACGGGACTTGCTGCCAGTGACACTGGGGGCAACATGGCATTTCCGCGGACAACACTGGTTATGAAAACCCGCGATAAGTTTTTCGCGGAGCTGTTGGCGTTTATCGAAAAGGAAGAACCTGTTGCAATTGTTGTGGGGATGCCTAAGTCCCTCGACGGTGAAGAAACGCTTATGTCCCGTCAGGTTCGCAATTTCCTTGCGCGACTGCGTCGACGTTGCGAGCTGCCGATTTTTATCATCGAAGAGGCTCTTAGCTCGTTTGAGGCAGAGCTTGAATTGCGTGATGCCGGATTAAAAGGCCACGAGATTGATAAAGTGGTTGATCAGCAGGCTGCAGTGCGTATCTTAGAATCATTCCTGCATTTGGATGAAGAACACAGACAATCTTACGATTAGCAGTTTCTTATGGGTACATTTACTAAAATATGTAGCGCGTTGCTGGTACTGGTAGTACTTGCGGCTGGCGGTGCCTGGTTTGCGTTTGAAACGTATACTCGTTCTCCGATGCAGAAGGAGTTACATGAAATTCCTTTGGTGGTTCCTGAAGGGGCTTCCTTTAGTCAGGTCATTGATGACATGGCTCGCCAAGGTGCTGTTACCTACCCTTATGCATTCCGTTTGTTGGTTCGTATCCGCAAGCAGCAGCATAATCTGAAGGCCGGGGAGTATCTTCTTAATACTGGCTGGACTCCAGAGCGTCTGCTTCAGGAGCTCGTAACCGGTAAAGGTGTTCTTTATACTCTGTCTTTTCAGGAAGGACTTCCCTGGTGGCTTGTTGCTCAAAAAATAGAACAACAAGGGTTTGCCAAAGCGGAAGATTTCTCCAGTGTTATTCATGACCCAGAGTTTCTGAGAAAGCATAATATTCCTTTTTCAGATGCAGAGGGGTTCCTGTTTCCTGAAACCTACAAGTTGAACAAGCCGAGAGTGTTGAACAAAGCCTCAGCCGAAAAAGTAGCGTCCATGCTTGTGCATATGTTTTGGCAGAAGACTGCTATGTTGTGGGGAGAAGCTAAGCCAGGTCCTGAACATATAAAGAAGCTTATTATCTTAGCATCGCTTGTTGAAAAGGAAACCGGTATTCCTGAAGAGCGTGACGTTGTTGCAGGCGTGTATGCAAACCGTCTTGAGAAGGGGATGCGCATGCAGGCTGACCCGACTATCATATATGGTCTGGGTAAATATTTTGACGGCAACATTCGTCGCTCCGACATTCGTAATAAAGAGAATATGTATAATACCTATCAGCACAGAGGGTTGCCCCCAGGGCCTATTTGTTCTCCTGGTCTTGAAGCAATTAAGGCTGCGAATACACCTGCAAAACACGATTACCTGTATTTTGTCTCACGAGGAGACGGATCTCATAAGTTTAGCAAGACATTGAAAGAGCACAATAAAGCTGTTCGTAAGTTTCAGCTTCGTAGAAATAAATAGCATTGCGTCACAAGTCGACATAATAGGTCATTGCTTTTGATGATATTTTTTGTGCAAAAAAGACAGGGAGTCAGTAACTCTCTGTCTTTTTTTATGATTATGATAAAAAAATCTGTATGTTAGAGTCTTGTAATATCAGGGTGTTAATAAAACAGGTAAATTTTCTTATTAGGAACAGTTATTAATAGCTTGATTATTTCTTTTCAACTGCGTATATCTTTTTTCAACGAAGGGCAGGAACAAGTAAATGCCTGCTAATCGCGTTGAACTGATACTATTTTAAGTGTATATTGACGCTGCATTCTAATTTCTGGTTATTGGAAAGATTTTTACTCTGAATTTTAATAATACAATGTCGATCAGGAGGCCCCGATGCCAAATCGTCTCGAAGTTTACAAATGTGAGCACTGCGGAAATATGGTTGAAATTCTTGTAGGTGGCGGCCCGGCTTTGGTTTGCTGTGGTGAAGATATGGTTTTGCAGGTTGAAGGTACTGTTGACGCAGCACGCGAAAAACATGTTCCAGTTATCGAAAAAACCGCGAACGGCTACCTTGTGAAAGTCGGTGAAGTTGCTCACCCTATGATTGACACTCATTGGATTCAGTGGATCGAACTTGTCGCAGACGGCGTAAGCTACACAAAGTTCCTCAATCCTGGCGATGCTCCAGAGGCAGAGTTCTGTATTCAGGCAGAAACAGTTACTGCTCGTGAGTACTGTAACCTCCATGGTCATTGGAAAGCAGAAGCGTAATTAGCAGGAGAAGAACGATGGAAAAATACGTATGCGTAATTTGTGGTTATGAGTACGATCCTGCTGAAGGTGACCCGGAGAATGGCGTTGAGCCGGGTACTAAGTTCAAAGATATCCCTGAAGATTGGGTTTGTCCGGTTTGCGGGGCTCCAAAGAGCGAATTCGAACCAGCTTAAGTAAGTAAGTAAGCCCCCCTCAGCTGGAGGGGGGCTTTTTCGTGAATGTATATCGCTTATTCTGTACAGGCAATGGAGGGCGTGCTATCGGATTTTTGGCTATAGCTCCAGTATGTTACGTTGCCTGTGGCGAATAACAATCGCGTGTTAACTGCTCCTCAGAGGGAAAGCAGTTATAACAAGGTATGGACCTATGCGCGTGAAAGCGTGAACCGCATCGTCGGTTGCTCTGAACAGCTAAAAATTTCTCCCTAAGACCCTTTTGCGCTAAGCTAGGGTAAGCAATAAGGAAAACATGATGCATCCTGTTGAAATTAAAAAAGACGTATTTTGGGTAGGTGCTGTTGATTATACAAGCCGTGACTTCCACGGTTACTCTCTTTCTCCACAGGGCACCACATACAATACTTATCTCATCAAAGATGAAAAAACTGTTCTTTTTGATACTGTTAAGAGCAACTTTCTTGAAACTATGCTTTGTCGTATATCCAATGTGACTGAGCTGGAGAAAGTTGACTACATTGTTTGTAACCATCTTGAGCCAGACCACTCCGGTTGTCTTCCTAAGCTTGTAGAACTTTGCAAGCCGGAAAAAATTTTCTGTTCACCACTCGGTAAGCGTTCCATGCAAGCGCACTACAATACTGAAGGTTGGCCAATTGAAGTTGTAAAAACAGGTGATTCCATCAATATCGGTTCTCGTGATATTCAGTTCATCGAAACTCGTATGCTGCACTGGCCAGATTCCATGGTGTCTTATATCCCGCAGGATAAGCTTCTTATTTGTAACGATATCTTCGGTCAGAACATTTCCAGCACTGAGCGTTTTGTAGACGAAGTAGATCGCGCTGTTGTTGAATACGACATGGTTGAGTACTACCACAATATCGTGCTTCCATTCTCTCCATTAGTACTCAAAACTCTCGATGCAATTGCAGAAATGGGTATTGAAATCGACATGCTCGCACCAGACCACGGTCTTATTTTCCGTGGTAAAGAAGATATTCAGTGGTGCCTTGATAAATACCGTGAATTTGCAGAGCAGGCATGGAAAAAACGTGCTGTCATCATCTACGATACCATGTGGCATTCCACTGAGAAAATGGCTTACGCTGTTGCTGAAGGCTTTGAGAGCGAAGGTGTACCAGTACGCATCATGTCTCTTAAATCTGACCACCATAGCGCAGTTATGACAGAGCTTGGTCGAGCATCTGCTATTGTGTTCGGTTCTCCGACCCATAATAACGGTATCCTGCCAGAAGTTGCTAAAATGCTTACCTACATGAAAGGCCTTCGTCCTCAGAATCGTATCGGTGGCGCCTTCGGTTCCTTTGGTTGGTCCGGTGAGTGCGTAAAGTCTCTTACTGAAAGTCTTGTCGATATGGGCTTTGAAATGCCTGTTGATGGCGTGAAAAACCAGTTTGTACCAACTCACGACTCATACAAAAAATGCTACGAAATGGGTGTTGAGCTTGCTAAAGCACTCAAAGAGAAGTGTGGTGAATAGACTGTTTTTTGCCTGTAGCTCTAGCTTGCTAAATACGATCAC includes:
- a CDS encoding FAD-binding and (Fe-S)-binding domain-containing protein — protein: MPHKGPHISIGSEFLVHRVLRIDLDEFEDWPEAVRELAIALAEELFLVRYNPFIDAETVRTSVTKRFDRAEPALAHHYANTLSEGITMFWSAYEADMAFRSELVRRLGQIIPKNNIDLRPASLVECSTDATDLRMELPLLVVAPSATEQVSAIVRLANEMKFALIPRGGASGCTGGAIPARKRTVVMSLQKLSAIKSVNKKDMTLTTEAGVITIDAINAADKGGMLFTVDPASKTASTIGGNVSENSGGPFAFEYGTTLDNILSYTMVTPTGEIINVERVNHPRHKIMEDETAVFEVKDVSGGVRTVISLRGDQIRKAGLGKDVTNKFLGGLPGVQKEGTDGIITEATFICYPKQKYDRVLVLEFFGRSMHNAMLVIKDIVALRDTIRKQGDLVKISALEEFGVKYVEAIEYCTKSAKYNERPISVLIVELNSNDVLALDKSVQDIVEICTPYEGVDVFVAQDAAEAELFWEDRHKLSAIARRTSGFKINEDIVIPIDVIPEFSDFIEHLNQRCMGRAFRTALGESGRLSGMPLEDKELNRAFTFASKVAKGDVPISELSDQEMLEHALAYFEKAQERYPNQRRNLKKIVDEMLATRIIVANHMHAGDGNCHVNIPVDSNNPVMLHHAEEVAEEVMAKAQEMNGEVTGEHGIGITKIKFLAAEKMEELTLFKRRVDPLSILNPAKLTQRDTPVKPFTFSFNRLIRDIQASGLPEKERLINLLANVQVCTRCGKCKQVCPMFYPHGDLLYHPRNKNLSLGALLEAVYYSQVNKGKPDDNLMAQLRKLMEHCTGCGKCMSVCPVKIDSSKVALELRAFVEDEGAGGHPIKSKVLDYLVSDVANRVPRAAKLASMGQRVQNKMLRLIPSSLRSGINNPLFSGLGPEVGYRGLNEAIRLDKGSIFIPDNVQDKKELEAVFYFPGCGGSLFYRNIGLAALMLMLKSGVAVIMPPRHMCCGYPLLAAGKDEEYKKNRAANIEEMKAFLADAVRAGLKITHTITACGSCREGLESYDLAEALNLKLEHKDAVQFLIERMGKDALKDAATGKSVLYHPSCHAEWTGVHKKKAAGVYAKALGELCGADVTVNPGCCGESGMGALTSPDIYNKLRAKKEASLTHVLPTLTDDTPVVVGCPSCKVGISRIFLNLHEKRSVLHTVEYIAEALYGADWKKYIKRIAVESVQKDSKRIVDTESL
- a CDS encoding FprA family A-type flavoprotein gives rise to the protein MHPVEIKKDVFWVGAVDYTSRDFHGYSLSPQGTTYNTYLIKDEKTVLFDTVKSNFLETMLCRISNVTELEKVDYIVCNHLEPDHSGCLPKLVELCKPEKIFCSPLGKRSMQAHYNTEGWPIEVVKTGDSINIGSRDIQFIETRMLHWPDSMVSYIPQDKLLICNDIFGQNISSTERFVDEVDRAVVEYDMVEYYHNIVLPFSPLVLKTLDAIAEMGIEIDMLAPDHGLIFRGKEDIQWCLDKYREFAEQAWKKRAVIIYDTMWHSTEKMAYAVAEGFESEGVPVRIMSLKSDHHSAVMTELGRASAIVFGSPTHNNGILPEVAKMLTYMKGLRPQNRIGGAFGSFGWSGECVKSLTESLVDMGFEMPVDGVKNQFVPTHDSYKKCYEMGVELAKALKEKCGE
- the mltG gene encoding endolytic transglycosylase MltG; its protein translation is MGTFTKICSALLVLVVLAAGGAWFAFETYTRSPMQKELHEIPLVVPEGASFSQVIDDMARQGAVTYPYAFRLLVRIRKQQHNLKAGEYLLNTGWTPERLLQELVTGKGVLYTLSFQEGLPWWLVAQKIEQQGFAKAEDFSSVIHDPEFLRKHNIPFSDAEGFLFPETYKLNKPRVLNKASAEKVASMLVHMFWQKTAMLWGEAKPGPEHIKKLIILASLVEKETGIPEERDVVAGVYANRLEKGMRMQADPTIIYGLGKYFDGNIRRSDIRNKENMYNTYQHRGLPPGPICSPGLEAIKAANTPAKHDYLYFVSRGDGSHKFSKTLKEHNKAVRKFQLRRNK
- a CDS encoding desulfoferrodoxin codes for the protein MPNRLEVYKCEHCGNMVEILVGGGPALVCCGEDMVLQVEGTVDAAREKHVPVIEKTANGYLVKVGEVAHPMIDTHWIQWIELVADGVSYTKFLNPGDAPEAEFCIQAETVTAREYCNLHGHWKAEA
- the rd gene encoding rubredoxin produces the protein MEKYVCVICGYEYDPAEGDPENGVEPGTKFKDIPEDWVCPVCGAPKSEFEPA
- the ruvX gene encoding Holliday junction resolvase RuvX — protein: MKYIAIDYGTKRTGLAASDTGGNMAFPRTTLVMKTRDKFFAELLAFIEKEEPVAIVVGMPKSLDGEETLMSRQVRNFLARLRRRCELPIFIIEEALSSFEAELELRDAGLKGHEIDKVVDQQAAVRILESFLHLDEEHRQSYD